A region from the Salvelinus fontinalis isolate EN_2023a chromosome 23, ASM2944872v1, whole genome shotgun sequence genome encodes:
- the LOC129821016 gene encoding MORC family CW-type zinc finger protein 3-like: MASQVQRGVPLSALCPKFLHTNSTSHTWPFSAIAELIDNAYDPDVNAKQFWIDKTQFKGQDCLIFMDNGNGLDYEKMHKMLSFGYSDKTVINGQHPIGLYGNGFKSGSMRLGRDAIVFSKSLDGDTMHVGMLSQSYLAQIKAEQIIVPIVSFQRVAHNQFRVNEKHKASLQDILYYSLFKTENELLTELKAINSTCSMGSSGTRIIIWSLRRTLTGQTEFDFTTSSYDIRIPLDVLESTSEQYRRSELLTKPESYYSLRAYCSILYLKPRMQIVIRGQKVKTELISKSLAYIAKDYYKPNFVNRRIPITFGYNTKSKDQYGIMMYHKNRLIKPYERVGVQLKANIQGLGVIGVIECNFLEPTHNKQDFDNTDKYRKTINNLGVKLEDYWKEIRFKRDKEDPNSTVPVEDTMKRPDQNWVQCDTCLRWRKLPDGIDCRLLPEKWFCHMNPDPQFRSCMVEEEPEDSDDDQPSYQKTYKQHERNTKMQQEWKRQQYEDEQKKAERMRIAALARQNEALRRQQEDLKLQLIKTSSFRTAVQMSPASAPPTVRVNVKAPLSTRATTASPLSARPRSSPLRISPLTQSGTSPSSNHMPIISSVCSLSTPPAPSTPSRMKRTLAMTSERDTKRPRVNGFHQNTSMGSASTAAETNVSSPSVIIPIDDDDDEITDDDDIVILETNSTPIPKKATFDMAKVKSESRAVETPSGTGNIRTNGIGTSSVETGTAATNLSPLPPSSEQMSITTQTDIRGEVKDEEEERKKKEEVEKEKERIENRTKVKNKEEDDKKREKEERDRKRTEPGPSSAGLSSAGPSSAGPSTPGPSTPGPSTPGPSTPGPSTPGPSSAGPSSAGPSSAAPSTPGPSTPGPSSAGPFSAGPSVPDPSDLPRIDFRNLSEAQDQQDQLLELMQAAAHERDQFKEQVHKLTCQLHDLEGSMQEHSRAAVKREQCHLACQTGAGDGEREQAEGSKVSDLAEQVDTLLQDLSNANCERDMLRSQVEAMKEERGNLWSQCETLQLDVVELRREKQEWEREKEEKEKEEREKQEREAAQAAAAQTERGDVAATSAANGSTSEAPQTLRELRRSIGRLLVTFVPALDLEQVNYDCPVIDEILDQVLTDVETLGPA; this comes from the exons ATAATGCCTATGATCCAGATGTCAATGCCAAGCAGTTCTGGATTGATAAGACCCAGTTTAAAGGCCAAGACTGCCTCATCTTCATGGACAATGGAAATGGGCTGGACTATGAAAAGATGCACAAGATGCTCAG cttcGGTTACAGTGACAAGACAGTCATAAACGGCCAGCACCCGATTGGTCTCTACGGTAACGGTTTCAAGTCGGGGTCCATGCGCCTGGGACGAGACGCCATCGTGTTCTCCAAGTCTCTAGATGGAGACACCATGCATGTAGGCATGCTCTCACAGAGCTACCTGGCACAGATCAAAGCAGAGCAGATCATCGTACCCATTGTCTCCTTCCAACGCGTTGCACACAACCAGT TCCGTGTGAATGAGAAGCACAAGGCCAGTCTGCAGGACATCCTGTATTACTCTCTCTTTAAGACAGAGAACGAGCTGCTCACAGAGCTCAAAGCCATCAACTCCACCTGCTCCATGGGCTCTTCAGGAACACGCATCATCATCTGGAGCCTGCGCag gacattaacaggacagacagaatttGATTTCACAACATCCAGTTACGACATCAGAATCCCGTTGGATGTGTTGGAGAGCACCAGTGAGCAATACAGGCGGTCGGAGCTGCTCACAAAACCAGAGAGTTACTACTCGCTACGT GCATACTGCAGTATTCTGTACCTGAAGCCGCGTATGCAGATCGTCATTCGAGGGCAGAAAGTGAAGACTGAGCTCATCTCCAAGAGCCTGGCATACATCGCTAAGGACTATTACAAGCCCAACTTTGTG AACAGACGTATTCCCATCACCTTTGGGTACAACACCAAGAGCAAAGACCAATATGGCATCATGATGTACCACAAGAACCGCCTCATAAAACCTTATGAGCGAGTGGGCGTTCAACTCAAG GCCAACATCCAAGGTCTCGGGGTCATTGGGGTTATCGAGTGTAACTTTCTGGAGCCCACCCACAACAAGCAAGATTTTGACAATACCGACAAATACAG GAAAACCATCAACAACTTAGGGGTTAAGCTGGAGGACTACTGGAAAGAGATCCGCTTTAAAAGAGACAAAGAAGATCCTAACAGCACCGTACCAGTGGAAGACACCAT GAAGCGCCCGGACCAGAACTGGGTGCAATGTGACACCTGCCTGCGCTGGAGGAAGCTGCCAGATGGGATTGATTGCAGACTGCTCCCAGAGAAGTGGTTCTGCCACATGAACCCCGACCCCCAATTCAG GAGCTGCATGGTAGAGGAAGAGCCTGAAGACTCCGATGATGACCAACCTTCATACCAGAAGACCTACAAGCAACA TGAAAGGAACACCAAAATGCAGCAGGAGTGGAAACGACAACAG tatgaagATGAGCAGAAGAAGGCAGAGCGGATGCGGATCGCAGCGCTGGCTCGGCAGAACGAGGCTCTGAGGCGCCAACAGGAGGACCTGAAACTGCAGCTTATAAAGACATCA AGTTTCAGGACAGCTGTACAGATGTCTCCAGCTTCTGCTCCCCCCACAGTCAGAGTTAATGTGAAGGCACCACTGAGCACTAGGGCTACCACAGCATCACCACTCAGTGCTAGGCCCAGATCATCTCCTCTCAGGATCTCTCCCCTCACACAATCAG GGACCAGCCCTTCCTCCAACCACATGCCCATCATCTCTAGCGTTTGCTCTCTTTCAACCCCTCCAGCCCCTTCAACACCTTCAAG AATGAAGAGAACATTGGCCATGACCTCTGAAAGGGACACCAAAAGACCCAGGGTGAACGGTTTCCACCAAAACACCTCTATGGGATCCGCATCAACGGCAGCAGAGACGAATGTGTCATCCCCATCAGTCATCATCCCTATTGACGATGACGATGATGAGATCACAGATGACGATGACATTGTTATCTTGGAGACCAACAGCACCCCTATTCCAAAGAAGGCAACCTTTGACATGGCCAAGGTAAAGTCAGAGAGTAGGGCTGTGGAAACACCTTCTGGCACTGGCAACATTAGGACCAATGGCATAGGAACAAGCTCCGTGGAGACGGGAACCGCAGCGACCAACCTCTCCCCTCTACCACCTTCCTCAGAGCAGATGAGCATCACCACCCAGACAGACATACGGGGCGAAGtgaaggatgaagaggaggagcgaAAGAAAAAGGAGGAAGTagaaaaggagaaggagagaatagAGAACCGGACAAAAGTGAAGAACAAAGAAGAGGATGACaagaagagggagaaggaggaaagaGATAGGAAGAGAACAGAACCAGGCCCATCCTCTGCAGGCCTATCCTCTGCAGGCCCATCCTCTGCAGGCCCCTCCACACCAGGCCCCTCCACACCAGGCCCCTCCACACCAGGCCCCTCCACACCAGGCCCCTCCACACCAGGCCCATCCTCTGCAGGCCCATCCTCTGCAGGCCCATCCTCTGCAGCCCCATCCACACCAGGCCCATCCACACCAGGTCCATCCTCTGCAGGCCCATTTTCTGCTGGCCCATCTGTCCCAGATCCATCAGACCTTCCTCGGATTGACTTCCGTAACCTGTCAGAGGCCCAGGATCAGCAAGATCAGCTGCTGGAGCTAATGCAGGCTGCAGCCCATGAGAGGGACCAGTTCAAGGAGCAGGTCCACAAACTGACCTGCCAGCTCCATGACCTAGAGGGCAGCATGCAGGAACATTCCCGGGCCGCTGTGAAGAGAGAGCAATGCCACCTGGCCTGTCAGACTGGAGCAGGGGATGGAGAACGAGAGCAGGCAGAGGGGAGTAAGGTCAGTGATCTGGCTGAACAGGTAGACACTCTGCTCCAGGACCTCAGCAACGCCAACTGTGAACGTGACATGCTACGCTCCCAG GTGGAGGCTATGAAAGAGGAGAGGGGCAACCTCTGGTCCCAGTGTGAGACGCTGCAGCTGGACGTGGTGGagctgaggagggagaaacaagagtgggagagagagaaagaggagaaagagaaagaggagagagagaaacaggagagagaagcAGCTCAGGCTGCAGCTGcccagacagagaggggagacgtAGCAGCCACTAGTGCTGCTAATGGCTCGACCTCGGAGGCACCCCAGAC attgAGGGAGCTTCGGAGGAGCATTGGTCGTCTCCTTGTCACGTTTGTCCCGGCGTTGGACCTCGAACAAGTCAACTACGACTGTCCAGTCATCGACGAGATCCTCGATCAGGTTCTTACTGATGTGGAGACGTTGGGGCCTGCGTAA